The following DNA comes from Coleofasciculus chthonoplastes PCC 7420.
AATGTTGCTGATTTAAGCGGGTTTCGTTCGTTCGTAGTCGGCACTTTAGTGCCATAAGCGCTCGCATCGCTGACTACAAACTGATAAAAGACCCGTTAAACTTGAGAGTATGAGTTCAGTGTTTGTGGTTATGACTCAAGGTTTTAGGCGCTAAAGCGCAACTACGAACGAACAGTTAATTTGGAGATATTTCCCATGCTTTCTACACTGATAAACCGACTGGGTGACTGGAATCCCCAGTTGATGCGAGAACTTCGAGGACGGTTGCAACTCCGCAATGGATGCCTGGTTGTGGCAACGTCTTTAATGATTCAAGCGTTAATTTTATTAACGTTTTCTAGCCAAAATTGTACGAAGCGTGTTAATGATTACTGTGTCGAATCCGTCTGGGAAGTTGATTGGCTGACGATTTTCAGAACACTGAATTGGATTCTACCTCTGTTTTTATTTTCCATCGACGTCTATTTGCTGATTTCTGATTGGATGCAAGAACATCGGCGTGGTACGCTCAATTTTATTCGCCTCACTCCCCAATCTAGTCAGCGTATTTTGTGGGGGAAAATGCTAGGTGTGCCGATATTAGTTTACCTGGGATTAAGTTTGGCTATTCCTCTACATTGGATCTCAGGAATTGTTGCGGGTGTTCCCTTGGCTTGGATTATCAGTTTTTATGCTTTAATCCTGGTCACTTGTGGATTGTTCTATGGTTTAGGATTACTCAATGCGTCCTTAACTCAAGCGTCTTATCAAGGGTTAGCAGCTAGTCTAATCGGGGCGTGGTTAGGAAGTTTGTTTATTGGGGTGCTGGATTGGCATTTTGATTGGCAAACCTTGACATATAGGGATTTGGGAAATTGGTCTTGGTTTATTTGGAATCTGGGTGAAGCACCTTTACAGCTAACGTTGTGGATGCTAATCACTATTAGCGTTAGCGCCTACTGGGTTTGGCAAGCAACTAATCGTATGTTCCGCAATCCCAATGGAACGCTGTTAAATAAACAACAGAGTTACTGGCTAGTAGGAAGTGTTCAAATTTGGCTATTGGGATTATTTTGGTCACTTCCCCGCCAGTTTATAACTAGCAAAGATGCACTATTTGGCTGTCTGTTTGGAATTTCTCTGTTTAGCTTGGTTGCCTTATTAGCGGTTAGTTTTGCAATTTCGCCGCAACGACAAAGTTTGCTGGATTGGTCAAGGTACGGGCAATTCCAACGTCAGAATTCAAAGGTTAAAAATGTGCAGATGTCATGGTGGGATTGGCTTTGGGCTGAAAAGAGTCCTTCGTCAATTGCGATCGCGTTGAATTTAGGGATTACGGCAATTGTCTGGTTCCCGTGGTTACTGCTGTTTCCCACTGGTGTCGATGACAAAGTGAAAGCGATCGCGGGATTGTTACTGTGTGCTAATTTAATTGGATTTTACGCCCTTCTCATTCAATTGATGTTGATAATCCGACGCAAAAAACCGTGGATTTGGGCAGGAAGTACCTTGAGTCTGACGATTTTTGTCCCTCTATTTATTTTATCTATCATACAAGCGGACTTCACTTCAGGAGTACAATTGCCCGGATTATGGCTTGTGTCAGTATTTGGTGCGCCTTGGATTATCTTAGAACAGACATCTGTCTTCACTGTCTTGTTTAGTGTATTGGGTCAATGGGCGATAATGGCAGGATTAATTGTGCAATTAACTCGTCAGTTAAAACGTATCGGTGAATCAGCATCAAAACCGCTATTTGCCAATCCTAATGCTTTGCCTAATTTATCGAAAGTGCGCTGAAGTTTCATTAACCAGTTTGGGTTAACACGACAAACATTTAAGGTGTGCCACGCCACTACTGGATTGACACAGCTAAAATTGTGGATTAGATGTGACAATTGAATGGGGCGCAAGTCTTTGCGCCCCTACAGTTTCTGGATGGAATGTAATTGATTAATTACATTAGGTGTGCCAAATCATTACTTTCCAAACTTTCCTGTTTCTCCCCTGTCGCGTGCAAAAAAAGTAAGCTCCTTAAGCCTAGAACTAAAGTTCTGGCTTAAAGCTAAAACCCGTTAAAACGGGTTCAAAGTTTTATCCAGTAAGCTCCATTCTTACTTGAGCTTAAAGATAAGAAATTTATTTCCTGGCGTCCAAGTTGACGAATTCCCCCACCCTATATTGCTTCTATTGCTGCTTCCAGTGCGATCGCGACATGAGTCCAATGGGTTCCCCCTTGACAAAATACGATATAAGGCTCTCGCAACGGTCCATCAGCAGAAAACTCCGAGGTACTCCCATCAATAAACGTTCCTCCCGCCATAACTAACTGACTCTCATATCCCGGCATTTGGGCAGGTACAGGATCGAGATAGGAACCAATGGGAGAATATTGCTGAATTGCCCGACAAAAGGCGATTAATTTCTCCGGTGAACCTAACTGAATTGCCTGAATAACATCTCGGCGAGATGCCATGGGTTGAGGATTGACGGGATAGCCTAACTGATCAAAGATATAAGCGGTTAAATGCGTTCCCTTGATTGCCTCTCCCACCATTTGCGAGGCGAGAAAAAGTCCTTGAAATAATAACCGATTCTGTTCAAATGTTGCCCCACCCGAACTACCAATTCCGGGGGCGGTTAATCGACAGGTTGCGGCTTCGACTAACTCGGCTTTTCCAGCGATATATCCCCCAGCAGTGACAATTGTGCCACCCGGATTTTTAATCAACGATCCCGCCACTAAATCCGCACCAACGGTTGGAGGTTCTTTGTCTTCAATAAACTCGCCGTAACAGTTATCGACAAAACAAATTGTATTCGGATTTTGCTGTTTAACGCATTGGACAATTTTTTCGATGTCTGTTATAGAAAGACTAGGACGCCAAGAATAACCACACGATCGCTGAATTAAGACGAGGCGCGTCCGTTGTCCAATTGCTGTTTTTAACGCCTGCCAATCAATGGTTCCATCAGCAGTTAATTCTAACTGACGATAATCAATGCCAAACTCCCGTAATGATCCTTGACCTTGACCTCGAACACCAATCACTTCTTCTAAGGTATCGTAAGGCGCACCCACCACAGATACCATCTCGTCACCAGGACGCAACACCCCAAACAAGCAACAGGCGATCGCATGAGTTCCAGAAACCAATTGAACTCGCACGGCTGCTGCTTCAGCACCCATGACTTCTGCAAATACTTGGTCTAAGGTTTGCCGACCTAAATCGTCATGACCATAACCACTCACTCCAGCAAAGTGATGCACCCCAACGCGATAATTACGAAAAGCCATCAGGACTTTTTTCAGATTTTGCTTGACGTTGATGTCAATCTCTTCAAAAATTGGGCGGAGTGCTTTAACAGCATCTTGAAGCTGTTCTGAACTGTTGATTACCATAGAATTGTTTTTTTTAGATCAAATCCATAAAATGCAACGTATTTTTGTCCAACTTGTTATCGTAACCAGTTTAGCCCTAAGCCTCCTCCTGACTAGCATCGCTCCCGCTGAAGCAATGACGGTTAATTTTACTTGGCAAGGCAATCAGGGGTATTCGGCAACAGGAACCTTCAATTATGATGAAAAAACGGCTCCTGCTATACTATCAGAAAAAGGAGTGGGTACAACTCAAGCCTTAGAAAGCTTGACCGTTTCTTTTGCTGAGCCATCGAATCACCCGATCAAAACATACAACACTATTAACGATGGTGTATCAACGGGCAAGTATTTTCAGTTTAACTTTAATACGATGACTCAAGACATTATCGGTTTAATTGATATTGGCGGTGAGTTACCCGGAGATATTTATCTAAAAGGAACAGTTGATAGTAACTTATCCCTAATTCAGGTTTCGGCTTCAGGAGTGGAGGAAATAGTCGATAGTAATTCAGGGACAATTATATGTCATGCTGAGCAGAACGCAGTGAAACGGAGTGACGCGAAGCATCTGTCCAGATTCTCGTATCTCGTTCCTCGCTATAGCTTCGCTTCACGCTTCGCTCAGAATGACATGATATCGCTCTTATGTCACTTTCGGAAGGACGAAGCCTGAAACCCTTACAGTCAGGGAGTTTGGCCACTTACTCCTATATCATGAGTTTCTATCAGTTTCTAAATGCCCAAATGCTTTGCAGCCATGGCTTTCAGCAATCAGATTTAACATTTCGTTTCCCAGAGTGACAATAAAGCGATAGAACGCACCTTAGTATTAGGTCAGCTTGCAATCCCAGGATGCAAGAGGGTGGTAGAGATACTGTAGGGTGGGCATTGCCCACCAGCCTTAAGTCGAATGGCACTGACTTTAGAGTTTGTAGTAAGCGCTTTAGCGCTTCTGGCACTAAAGTGCCTACTACGAACCCAGCTTAAGTCAGTGACATTCGCCTTAAGTCAGTGAGCAAGATGCTCACTGTAGCGAGCAAGATGCTCAATGTAGCGAGCAAGATGCTCAATGTAGCGAGCAAGATGCTCAATGTAGCGAGCAAGATGCTCAATGTAGCGAGCAAGATGCTCAATGTAGCGAGCAAGATGCTCAATGTAGCGAGCAAGATGCTCGCACTACAGCAAGGATTTCACCATTATTGACATTAAGGTTTAAATGCCGAACAGCTTATGACATAAGACAAATGGCGATCCCCACCATTAACTTTAATTTCTCCCACCTAATAGAACCAATTCTTCAATCGCATCTGCCTCAGTTGGTAAAGTGGCGGTGAGAACTTCACTACCCTCCGGAGTGACTAAAACATCATTCTCAATCCGAATCCCACGCACATCAGCAAACTCAGCCAAACGATTCCAATTAACCACATCTTGATACTTGGCGCGTCGTTCTGGATCATTTAAAATAGCTGGAACTTGATAGAATCCAGGTTCAATCGTCACTAGCATTCCAGGTTGTAATGGTCGATCCAATCGCAGAAATCCTAACCCAAAGCGATCGCTCCTGACTCGCCCCTCTGCATATCCCGCTAAATCTCCTAAATCTTCCATATCATGCACATCTAAGCCCAGCAAATGCCCAATGCCATGAGGAAAGAACAAAGCATGAGCATCTCGTTCGACTAAATCTGATACCTGTCCCCGCAGAATCCCCAAATCCACTAATCCTTGAGTCAGGGTGGCGGCGGCTAACAGATGAATATCGCGATATTCCACACCGGGATGAATTTTCTCAATACAAGCGTTATGGGCGGCTAAAACAGTCTCGTAAATATCGCGCTGCGTCGCAGAAAACCTTCCGGTTACAGGGAAGGTACGAGTCACATCAGCTGCCCATCCTCTCTCCGTTTCTGCCCCCACATCTGCCAACAGTAAATCTCCGGGTTGCAAGGGATGGTGATACTGTTCATTGTGCAACACTTCGCCGTGAACGGTGACAATACTGCCATAAGCACAACTCATGTTGTGGGCAAGAATCATCCCTTCCATCGCCCCCCGGATTGTGGCTTCGTAGAGGCATTCTGTTGCCACATCTCTACCCCCGATTGCCTGCATTCCCGCTTTATGGGCAGCTACTGTCACGGCGGCGGCTTTACGTAACTCGGATAATGCCTCAGCGTCGTGGCACAGTCGCAAGGATACAATCGCTTTAGCTAAGTCTCGGTCAATTCCTTCGGGGGCGTTAGCCCTGTTGACGCATCGATTTAACAGTTGTTCTTGCTGCTGATAAGTGGCGATATCTTGCACCGCCAACGTTGCAGCATCGGCTGTGCGTGAGGCTAATTCTGATAATGGAAACGCCGCATCAGCACCCATTTGTTGGGCAATCTCCTCTCGTTTAGGCATTTCCCCATGCCAAAGGGTACTGGCTGGCGAGGGTTCATCCAGAAACAGTTCCAACCTGCCATCGTTGAGATAAATGGCAGCACCCTCTAGGGGTAAACCTGCAAAGTAGAGAAAATGGCTACTGGCGCGAAATGGAAACGGATTTGCCGGAAAGTTACGTGGATAAGACTTGCCCGCCCAGAGAATGACAGGAAAATCAATAAGCTGGGCGAGACGAACTCGGCGATCGCGCAGGGTTGTGGCTAGGCTATCGTAGTTTTGCTGGCTCTCCATTAACAATTGTGTTAACCCATCACTGTATGATAACAAAACTGTTATATCTTAGACGTCCAACCTGTAACTTGGAGGTGAGAGCCTGCTACTTTTTTATCCTATGAGTCAAAACTGTTGGTGTATATAAGGAAAATTTGCATTTGAGATTATTCAGGATCATCATCAGCAGTGGTGTCTATCCCTTCCGCTTCATACCGTTTTTCTGCCTCCGTTTTTTCTTCATCGGCGTCTTGATCAGCATCTATGACTGAATCATTCTCAGTTGCCTGATTTTCATTTTGTGGCGTGGATTCACTGATGGGTTTTACCAGTCCGCAGGAGGTCATCGTTAAACTACCCATCATCAGCAGTAAGCTTAATGAAGCGAGAGACGTCCAAAGGGGTTTTCTCGTGTTTGGTTTTCCTGAAAACATGAGTCAGCCTTTATTTTTATTTATCCATTTAGTCTTAAGGGACGCCAAAAGGAATCAAAAAGTTTCGTAGATTTTTGGTGTTTTAAGCTAGTTATTTTTATTTTTAAATCGAAAAATAAATTTAAATCAAAGCATAATTAATTGAGTGAATTGAGCTCTGTTCAAGACTTACCTGCCAAATATTTACAGCAGATTTCAGGTCGATGAGGTACAGCCTCAAGCAAGATCCCCGACTTCTCCAAGAAGTCGGGGATCTGTCTGTGTACCTAACTTACTTGTAACCTCTTCGCTTTCGGAGGGGAGACTTTCGGAGGAGAGAATGGGAACCGGAACTATCCCTGACAGACTGGCTGATTTCAATCGATCACAATTGACCCTAACCTCGTGTCATTTTGATATGATCCATAATCTGTTGTTTTTTAGAATCGGAATTCATCGAAAAGCCTCGCTGAGGAATGGTGATCGAGCGCTTTATGTGTTCCATGATCCGCTGTTTCCGTTGGTCTGAGTTAGCCATGTTGAGTCCATTGAATGTTACTGTATATTAAGTTATTTTAATATATTAGTTAAGTAATGTGAACAGTTCCAAAAAATTAATGGACGATCGCTCCGATTGGATTTACAGTTACCCACCGCTAGAGACGGGGACGCTACTCAGACGCTACAAGCGGTTTTTTGCCGATATTGAGCTTACATCAGGGGAAACCATTGTCGCCCACTGTCCGAATACGGGTCCAATGACAGGGGTTTCCACCCCTGGAAGTTTAGTTCAGGTCTCTCGTAGTGATAACCCTAAGCGCAAATTAGCCTACACCTGGGAGATGATCCAAGTCAATGACACCCAACCAACTTGGGTGGGGATTAATACCGCCCTACCCAATCGGGTGATGAAGATCATCCTGGAACAAAGGCTGATTCCGGAATTAGCCAATCGCTACAGCCAAATTCGCCCCGAAGTGGTTTATGGTGAAAACCGGAAAAGTCGGGTTGATTTTGTGCTAACGGGGGAGAATGACGCGCCTTCTATTTATTTGGAAGTGAAAAATACGACTTGGGCGCAGGGAACCTTAGCCTTATTTCCCGACACCGTAACCACAAGGGGACAAAAGCACCTGCAAGAACTCCAGAAGTTATTACCCCAAGCCAAGGCGATCATGCTTTATTTTATCAATCGGGGGGACTGCGATCGCTTTAGTCCAGGTGATAGTACTGATCCTGTTTACGGAAAACTTTTGCGAGAAGCGGTTCTCCATGGGCTTGAGGTGTTACCCTGTCGTTTTGAGATTACTCCCCAAGGGATTCGTTATTTGGGATTAGCTGAATTTCTTGTTGATTAGGGATTAGAGAATTACCCGCCTACGATATGCAGCGATCCGCCCCTACAACCGCGATAATCCCGATCATCCCGATAAATTAGCGGTTAGCGATATTCATGGCTTTCTCGATTGCTGGATCGGTATACTGCTCTTATTTACCTGCCCTTTGTATTGTCTTGTAACCAAACCGATAATTCCTCTAAATCGTTAAAATCTAAAATAGCATCACCTAGATCTTCTAATTCTTCAACAGACAAGTTTTGAATCTGATTAATGATTGCGGGCGGAATTGACCCAAACTGACGCTCCAGTAAACGCAATGTCCATCGGATTCCTTCTTCTACTCGTCCTTCTACTCGTCCTTCTACTCGTCCTTCTACTCGTCCCTCTACTCGTCCCTCCTGCTTTGCCTTAACAATAAATCCCCGTTGATCTTCAAGGAATACCTCTCGCTTGCGTATTTTTTCTAATTCCTCTACACTTAAATTCGCTTGGTTAGCAATATTCATGGCTTTCTCGAGTTCGGGAACCTGTCTAAACGTGGGTGGAATGACTTCCAAGCTGGGAGCGTCTTTAATAAAGTAAATCCATTTATCGGTTAAATTGTCTAACTGCTCAAGCTTTTTATTGAATTTGGTTAATTCGACAAAAATTAGTTCGATTTCCGGATCGGTATAGTCAAATAATTCCTGTTTTTCCTTTAAGCCAAAACGAGTCAGGAACCGCTGAGTCTGGTCAAAGAGTTGGAAATCCGTTATCGTTAAGGCGATCGCGGGTTTAAGATGTGAGTATCCTTCTCCATATTTTAATTGATTAGCATAAGTTTTTGTCAGGTTATAAATGACCCGCTTTTCAAAGGATGCCACGTTAAGCACCTGCATTTCGATTAACACCGTTGAGCCATTATCCAGGACAGCTCTGACATCAAGATAAC
Coding sequences within:
- a CDS encoding methionine gamma-lyase family protein, translated to MVINSSEQLQDAVKALRPIFEEIDINVKQNLKKVLMAFRNYRVGVHHFAGVSGYGHDDLGRQTLDQVFAEVMGAEAAAVRVQLVSGTHAIACCLFGVLRPGDEMVSVVGAPYDTLEEVIGVRGQGQGSLREFGIDYRQLELTADGTIDWQALKTAIGQRTRLVLIQRSCGYSWRPSLSITDIEKIVQCVKQQNPNTICFVDNCYGEFIEDKEPPTVGADLVAGSLIKNPGGTIVTAGGYIAGKAELVEAATCRLTAPGIGSSGGATFEQNRLLFQGLFLASQMVGEAIKGTHLTAYIFDQLGYPVNPQPMASRRDVIQAIQLGSPEKLIAFCRAIQQYSPIGSYLDPVPAQMPGYESQLVMAGGTFIDGSTSEFSADGPLREPYIVFCQGGTHWTHVAIALEAAIEAI
- a CDS encoding aminopeptidase P family protein; this encodes MESQQNYDSLATTLRDRRVRLAQLIDFPVILWAGKSYPRNFPANPFPFRASSHFLYFAGLPLEGAAIYLNDGRLELFLDEPSPASTLWHGEMPKREEIAQQMGADAAFPLSELASRTADAATLAVQDIATYQQQEQLLNRCVNRANAPEGIDRDLAKAIVSLRLCHDAEALSELRKAAAVTVAAHKAGMQAIGGRDVATECLYEATIRGAMEGMILAHNMSCAYGSIVTVHGEVLHNEQYHHPLQPGDLLLADVGAETERGWAADVTRTFPVTGRFSATQRDIYETVLAAHNACIEKIHPGVEYRDIHLLAAATLTQGLVDLGILRGQVSDLVERDAHALFFPHGIGHLLGLDVHDMEDLGDLAGYAEGRVRSDRFGLGFLRLDRPLQPGMLVTIEPGFYQVPAILNDPERRAKYQDVVNWNRLAEFADVRGIRIENDVLVTPEGSEVLTATLPTEADAIEELVLLGGRN
- the sfsA gene encoding DNA/RNA nuclease SfsA produces the protein MDDRSDWIYSYPPLETGTLLRRYKRFFADIELTSGETIVAHCPNTGPMTGVSTPGSLVQVSRSDNPKRKLAYTWEMIQVNDTQPTWVGINTALPNRVMKIILEQRLIPELANRYSQIRPEVVYGENRKSRVDFVLTGENDAPSIYLEVKNTTWAQGTLALFPDTVTTRGQKHLQELQKLLPQAKAIMLYFINRGDCDRFSPGDSTDPVYGKLLREAVLHGLEVLPCRFEITPQGIRYLGLAEFLVD
- a CDS encoding Rpn family recombination-promoting nuclease/putative transposase, with the protein product MRFISPKTDFAFKKIFGAKDSKDILISFLNALIYNANPVIQDLEIIDPYNPGDVVDLKDSYLDVRAVLDNGSTVLIEMQVLNVASFEKRVIYNLTKTYANQLKYGEGYSHLKPAIALTITDFQLFDQTQRFLTRFGLKEKQELFDYTDPEIELIFVELTKFNKKLEQLDNLTDKWIYFIKDAPSLEVIPPTFRQVPELEKAMNIANQANLSVEELEKIRKREVFLEDQRGFIVKAKQEGRVEGRVEGRVEGRVEGRVEEGIRWTLRLLERQFGSIPPAIINQIQNLSVEELEDLGDAILDFNDLEELSVWLQDNTKGR